AACAttaaaaggcagaataagtaggattttccaaaaaaaatgATCCACTGATGATCCACTAGAAGTgggtggcggtgtctgtatctgcagagaccctgccctctgcctgtatcttcctagtttgctgtgtttgggacgtttctgggcgtcaacctttgggcagtggtgtgtagcccccagccaataacagcgcgcagGCTGTGAGATCGGGACTCTATAAAAACGTAGTGAGCAGGttacaatcagaaaataacgttttctCTGATTCGCTGCTTTGTTCTCTCtaacgccgctccctctcttcattcattctctagctctctcgctcgctcttagctggggaggaggggccaactttgaatcgtgtgtttCCAAACACCAAGCGACAAATCCTACttagtgtatatacagtaaatgactACATTTTTAGGTATTTAAAAAGGGAGTGGCCTTACCAAAGCCCAGTGGTTGTCCCCCTATACGAACCATTCTCCACAGCTCCCCGGAGGAGCTGGTGAAGAGAAGATCAGCCGGAAACCTAGAGCACAAAGATCAAGCACTGATTTCTACCAAGCAACcaagtgtaaacacacacaagaccaTTTCAGAGATGGGCAGGGGAATAACCTTCTCTAGCAATCGCCAGATAAAAGTTTGCAAATACAGACACTGCAACACCACAATCCCCACAAAGCAATGACAAAAAAGGGCAACAATGAAGTAAACTGCTGCGAGGAGGCCTGcattaaaattttaatatttaaataatgtatgCAGTTGTCAAACAACATCAAAATTAACCTTTTACTATCTTTATTAACCCAAAGCAGCACTCACTTCACTTGCTGACAGTGTGGAAATCATTACATTAAAACTGCTGgatgctgtttatttgtttgttgctgCTCCACTGTTTGTGCCATTCCAGCGTTTTAATGGAGTACAAGTGCACATTTTTATGGTGGACTGGGTCAGTGTAAAGAATTAAGAACCCTTACTGTCTCTGAGCCTCAGTGTCCATCACCAGTGAGATGTAGCcatcaatgagggagaaggagaagaactTGACACAGTCCAAGTCCTGGCTGGGAGGCGACTGTGCATCTTCTTGGGGACTAAAGAGGAAGAGACACGTTCGGTGGAGACATTAGAGAGGCAAAGGTAGTCAGCAGCATTGATTTAAAAGAGGTCATTTACATTATGCTAATACATACAAGtcacaaaattaaataattgtcaagaacagacaaagacaaagtcacAGACAGAACAGTTATtcaaaaacatgatgattttgCAATTTTGGTAATCTAGGTGAACTTCTTATTAGTGTTTCTCCCTCACAGGGTTTgtaagtttaactttttggattaaaaagaaaacatatacaaaataatgcaaacacTAAACCTCTATGTTTACAATATCTGGGTTTGACAAATAGTCTGCGATTCTCATGTTTTCAGAAATCATGTTAATGCAAACTTGCAATAATCACAACCCAGTGAGCTGATTTCTAGTTTGCATTGTGTGCTGCCACCCTGTGTTGTACAGACGTACTGCAACGGTGTGAGCAAGTGGCACCTCACCTGCTGGAGTAAAAGAGGACGTCGATGAGCGTGGTGGCGATGGACGGCAGTGTGTCCGGGTCCAGAGACATGACACAGAACTGGTTCTGGGGAATCAGCACCGGGTGAACTGTAGGCTGCATGGCTGGAAGAGCAAGGACAGTGTTGGTTTGTAAGAATAGCTGAACTAGCAGTGTTTAATCACATAAAAGCATAAACAACAGAGGTACTGTGCATATTCTTTAACACTAGATCTTTCTTATATTTTTCTATTGAATAAAATACCTTTTGAGACAATTTCTATAAATGcattttcactttaaaatacaTACTTCTTAGAGCAGGTGAAGATCCTCCTATTCTCTGACGTGTACTGCATTTCTGTCTCAAGTGAGTGTACTTTTAACTCATAAGAATAGAGTTAGTCCAAAAAAGGCCAGAGGCGTTGTTGTAGTTTCAAACTTTCGGTTTTACTGATGATGGTTTTAAAGTTAAGCAGAAAGCTTGAAACTTTTTTGGAGTAAATCTACTcttatactttttaaatatcAGTGGATCTCCTGGCATTTTAACTCATTAATCAGTTTATACTTTGTAGTTTTACAAAGTTCTTTTTAAAGAGCATTTTGTGGTTGCATTTGGTTACAAGCCGAAACACAGCTTAAAAATGCCCGTCTTCGCCTAGGGGTTTTAAAGTTTGACACTGTCGCCTCCACGGCAGACAAAAACGAGACAACTGCGCCAAACTTTTTTTAGtgatatatttgtttacattttggcaaattggcacatATGCATGGAATATTCAGTTACAGAAACAGAGTACTTTCAGTAGTTATTTCTGTATGTTCAAGCCCATTTATTTCTGACATTAATCAAACTCTGTGTGCCATTATGAAGGATGAAAGGAAATATGTATTTATAGCAAGAGGAACCTGCTGTTCAAGGACTGGCGGAAAGTTTGTCTCAAATTCTGTGTAAAATGCAAATCCACAAGAGTAGAACTGAGATCCACAAATGCATTTCGATGCACAAATAAAAACTGGATTGACAAATGCTCTGTTCGAAAGTTGTAAATGTTAGGAAGATATTCCCAaatgcttttcctttttttttgtaaattaatttaatgtattcacagatatatatattttttttatttgtggaatttgcttgtgtatttgcagatccgttttatatttgcaaaatattttttgtgagtTTACAAATCTCCAtatctgcaaaacaaaacagcagagctGGAGGGTGAAAAGTTTCCAAACTAGTCGATTTGAAAAAACGTGTTTTTCTTTAGATGTTGGCACAAAGCCGACATCTTACAGATTCAAAGATATAAAAAGGTTGTGAAAAGGTGGACACATCGTACAGCATGTCCTGCCCTCATCGTACAGCATGTCCTGTACTTCACGGTGACATAAAAATAACTTTCTCTAAAGGACACAATAATTCAGTGAAGTTCAAATGTTCCTTTATGTTTGAAACCTTGTGCGTTTGCATTGGTTCATTGTATAAtgtcatatactgtaatgtttgttcAAGTCAAACATGACTTTGTTAAGCACAACAGGTGTCCTTGAACAGCGGGTTCCTCTTGctataaaaacatgtttcatttatGTGTGATCGCCTTACATTCACATTTGAGCTGTGTAGAGTTACAGAGCTGTTATTCGAACCTAAGTAGGCAAAGTGCCAGAGCAACTTCTACAGAAAAATGACTCACACTCTTTCTCAAACACAACACCAGCCTCTAAAACGGCCAGATTATTTACAGTGTAcactttactgtatgtgtgacaaGTTTCTCAAGTAAGTTTTTAGACTAGTCTTCTAAAGAGCTGTTTTTACACTTTCCCTTGATTAGTTTTCAATATAAGTAATCTTACTTCTGTGTAAGTAATATTTAAGCCATGAAACAATAATTCTACCTGAGTTACTCCTTTAATCCCAGAGAAAAAGCAATGATGTATGGTTCACTGTCTGATTTGTGACCTGTGACCATGTTTTAAGATCACTTTCTATGTGTTGAGTAAGTCTTTACACTTTGTACACAGAACCTGAGGGTGGTGCTAGAGGATCTTAGCTTCACCCTCTTGAGAAGAGCTTGATCGATACCTGAGATGTAAGTGAATTCATACTGAGCAGAACTTTGGCCTCTACCTTCTTTGCCGTTCTTCTGGAGGCCATTGGAAACATCCTGACAGCGCATGGGGACAgactctcctccctcctccttgtAGATATTGAACTCCTCATCCAGAGTGCTGATGACGACAGGCAGGATCTATCTCTTTCACCTACACAGATGAGGAACATAAATATTGATGTCGGATGTCGGTCAAcattctgtttatgtatatgtatatatatatataacactgGCTGACTTTAAGGGAATACTCGACCATTAATATACTTGCTGACACAAACGTCTGTCAAGGTGTCATCTATTTTTGCCCACATAACACTTTCACACGTAATACATCAACTAACTTTTTAGTGCCCTCAGCTGTGTCGGAAATTAATTCCCTAGCTGCAAAATTGGTGAATGGGCAAAATGCAGACACTGTGGCTTCTTTTGTCTGGCAGAGATCAGTAGGTGAAAGGCTGCACTGCGAGATTAGAGGTCTTGGGGTTTTGTACATTTAGAGAGTTTGAAAAATTGCTTCAGACGTCTCTAAATTATACAACAAGAACAGCTTAGAGTGCCTCTTTAATTTTAACAAGACTTACTTGTGAGCGCTGATTAGACTGAAGTGGAATAAAGATGCGCAAAagctaaaaaagtaaaaaagtaaaaagactAAAGGAGATGGGACTCACCAGGATAAAGTCAGTCTGATAAGTGGAGAGCATGAAGACAGAGACATGCTGCTGGGCCAGAGGGGCGATGACCGACTTGGCAATCTTGGTCACGCCAACAGCCTGTGAGCTGCTGGAGGCGTTGCCATTGGAGACCACGTTGAGCGGCAGCCAGATAGAGCTTTCCACTTTGAGATGCTCTGATGGCTGGAGCTCTGAGTGGGGTCAAGAAGAGAAAAGTTGGTCAGTGAGTCAGTGGGCATACGTAGAGTGTGCATGACTTCATGCTAATGTATTATAGTTATTATGCCCAGTTAGCAGTGATTTGGttatttgcaggtcaaaagatgCGTAGATAAAAACCAGGctgaatttgatttgatttgattctaATGTACAGCAGGTCCTGACTACACATTAAAATATagtcatttaaatgctgttttaaaggggcactccaccccCATCTTTCACACATAGAGGTCAGTTTACTTGTGATAGAAAGCACTACTCAACCTGTGAAAATAGTTGCATAATCTTCTTTGGCTCTGGAGGGGGCTTTCTGAAGTCtgagaaaaataattttgtgttaGGCTTAAGATGTCACATATCTGACAGAACACGTGCATTATAAACTGGGGGCATAGAGTTTGAAAGATGAGGACATTTAACAAGCAGGGAAGGTCTGATGAAATATGGAACTGGGTTGCATTGTGGTAAATGTAGGATGCAGAGTTTTTGGAACTTGTATCGACGATATCTCGGCCTTTACTCCACCAAGTTTGACAATTTGCTTTTTCAATCTGTCTCTCGCAAGTCCCCTatctttatggaagtgcaatactgaAACACTTAGAGGCCTCGATGTCGTTTAACCTTCAAATGGTTTCAAATGGTTCAactggttttattattatttttaaacaaaccacAACTGCCGCACTAATAAGAAAACATAGATTTTCCCATGAGGAGGAGCTCTTTCTGCAGGTGCAAAACCTCCCAAATTGTGAGACTGATACAGTTATGTTGAGTACATTTGAAACTGGTAAACACAGGAGGATGGCAAAATACTTTACAAGATTAGTGAAAAATGACTTTGAGATCACCAATGCAAACACTGCCAGTATCAGCTTTAGCTCTGAATACTCACTTATAAGACAACAGAGCTCTAAAGAAGCCAAATCAGCAGTGCCAGAAATACAGTTCCATCTacgttaaaataaaatactgcagAATTATTCATTCTTATGTCTAGGGAAGCAGTCTTGAAAAAAAGCATGACAGCATATCCTAAACACAGCCAAACTGCACCAGTGAAAAGGAATAGCAGTCACAAGCTAAAACAAACCACAAGGAATGTGACAGATGTACTGAATAGAATCTATAGGGGACTGTCATGCGGCCaatatttttagaaatattgGCCGCATGAAGTGTTTAACTTAACTTCGCAACTTTATTGTATGTTATCGGTGATGTTCATGAACATAAAGATGATAGTAAGGAAATATGAGGCAGCTTTAAGCAACAACTTCCTCTTGTTTGCTGCGCAGTATAACgtacacacacttcctctccCCCACCTCGTCTCTTCCTTTGCCATGAAGACCTAAAACGTCCCTGCTATTTATACAGCACAGTAACTCAAGTAAAACTCGTGCAAACAGCACTTACACCACCACAACATACTTGGCAGTAGAGTGTGACCTGATACCAATGCATTAATGCATTCAGATGTGCAGCTCCTAGCAAGCGGTAAGGaagggtcaaagttcaaaaCAGGTCGATCCCTTAGACGCAGCTGTAACAACCTGAGTCTCTACACCAAAATGGAAAAGCAGGGTATTTTACTCTTCATCCCAAAACAAAACGCGAGTGGAAGCTGGCAGCTACCTGGGAAACAGATGTCTATCCAGGAAGTAAACAAGAAGATGAAAGAAAGCGACACTGGGAGATGTGCACCCCAACCTTTTATGAGTGTCACGTAAATAACGGGTCTAAACGATGAATGCATTAATAGCTTCCTAGCTCTTCATACAGCGCTTGCCATGCACAACAGAGCGAAGAGCTTCTGTAACCGTCAGAGGAGGCACAAAACGTTTTGGTTATGGTTTCATTACGATTCAGCTAACTAAAAACGTTACCAAATGGTGTCTACCTCCTGCAGTGAAAACTCCTTTTTCTTTACTTCCCTTCAAAGAGCCACTGTTCTGGTTGGCATAATTTGTCACAGATGGCCCCTTGTGGCTTCACTACACCAGCTTTCACCTTAAAATAGAAGGAGAGCaaaggagacagggagagaaacagagcacCCGGAGGCGATATATGCCTTTAACAACTACATCTGTGTAAAAGGACCAGACAAAAATGGCTGGATGAGGAGTAGATGGgactataaacacacagagtTATACTGTTCACTCTGTCCCAAGAGTGTAGTCAGACAGAAGGGTAACGTTGTAGAGGAAAAACATTGATAGAGGGTTTAACCAACAAATATCTTAAGAATTTGTGAATCTATCCATTATCTTTTTGATTGGTCTAGGAATTGTTaagtgtaaaaaacattttttaaaagtcaaaaatTGGTTACATTGTCTGACCAACCCTCagaatacacaaacatattctATTCAAACttatttgaaaaggaaaaaaggaaataatagCTGACATTTACAATCAAAAATATTTGATAAATGACTCATTGATTAACTATAAAAATGGCAGGAATTAATCTTATTGATCACCCATCAAGCCCATCTC
This sequence is a window from Siniperca chuatsi isolate FFG_IHB_CAS linkage group LG5, ASM2008510v1, whole genome shotgun sequence. Protein-coding genes within it:
- the castor1 gene encoding cytosolic arginine sensor for mTORC1 subunit 1, translating into MDLHILDHRLRVTSISKNGLVNFTHPLIKLIFLRNRTRCKFFSLTETPENYTVVLDEEGFKELQPSEHLKVESSIWLPLNVVSNGNASSSSQAVGVTKIAKSVIAPLAQQHVSVFMLSTYQTDFILILPVVISTLDEEFNIYKEEGGESVPMRCQDVSNGLQKNGKEAMQPTVHPVLIPQNQFCVMSLDPDTLPSIATTLIDVLFYSSSPQEDAQSPPSQDLDCVKFFSFSLIDGYISLVMDTEAQRQFPADLLFTSSSGELWRMVRIGGQPLGFDECGIVAQISQPLSDSDISAYYISTFSFDHALVPEEDIVSVTGMLQHQRKEPAAS